One Bacteriovorax sp. PP10 DNA segment encodes these proteins:
- a CDS encoding GHKL domain-containing protein yields MFTLKKKPVQHSESSQDFKERLFFHDVVNQTHGLLLFLNQKEISGENINREEIQLMQKEVKTLQSLIRDHFNYKHKNLVQTYDWVPFSYAKLAFENLSQTYFKDTQVNATFTIVGKDSEEDLIYYPCFYRILNNLIKNISEAQSPNAEFNFVMDEVGLTVVTRNQLKKSSTDSSESLTRVILNEDKLIKGLGLDSIHHLAEEHGGIFGFEIENNTWINKLYLPTQNSMSLRKTDKIAA; encoded by the coding sequence GTGTTTACATTAAAAAAGAAACCGGTTCAACATTCAGAAAGCTCACAAGACTTCAAAGAAAGATTATTTTTTCACGACGTCGTCAATCAGACTCATGGTTTGCTTTTATTTTTAAATCAAAAAGAAATCTCTGGTGAAAATATAAACAGGGAAGAAATTCAGTTGATGCAAAAAGAAGTTAAAACTCTTCAAAGTCTTATCCGCGATCACTTCAACTACAAACATAAAAATCTTGTTCAGACATATGATTGGGTGCCGTTTAGTTATGCTAAACTTGCTTTTGAAAATTTATCACAAACATATTTTAAAGATACTCAAGTGAATGCAACTTTTACGATTGTTGGCAAAGATTCAGAAGAGGATTTGATCTACTATCCATGTTTCTATCGAATCCTAAATAACCTCATCAAGAATATCAGTGAGGCCCAGAGTCCAAATGCTGAATTCAATTTTGTCATGGATGAAGTAGGTCTAACCGTCGTTACGAGAAATCAGTTGAAGAAAAGCTCTACTGATTCTTCCGAGTCACTTACTCGGGTAATTTTAAATGAAGATAAATTGATTAAAGGTCTGGGACTGGATTCAATTCATCATCTGGCAGAAGAACACGGTGGGATTTTTGGTTTTGAGATTGAAAACAACACTTGGATCAATAAACTCTATCTTCCTACACAAAATTCTATGAGCTTGAGAAAAACCGACAAAATTGCTGCATAA